The following coding sequences are from one Apodemus sylvaticus chromosome X, mApoSyl1.1, whole genome shotgun sequence window:
- the LOC127674573 gene encoding E3 ubiquitin-protein ligase RING2-like: protein MSHAIKISEMRPESETSEQSSQKLQETSQETTATDLENVILQRDEWKDFKCPICLDTLKNTWITKNCSHRFCKDCIVTALRRGKKECPICRRKVISKRSLDPDPQFDALISKIYPDYNKKEVSEENALVRRKYKTQQALHLSSEKGEERDEQREDEQIETNIGWESNCSTSPCCSNISIDEAGPSKKRVKTTLGLNHDTKGTIVTINAAHNGAN from the coding sequence ATGTCTCATGCAATAAAGATAAGTGAAATGAGACCAGAAAGTGAAACATCGGAGCAGAGTTCACAGAAATTACAAGAAACATCTCAAGAGACAACTGCAACTGACTTGGAAAATGTGATTTTACAGAGAGATGAGTGGAAAGATTTTAAGTGTCCAATTTGTTTGGATACACTGAAGAACACCTGGATTACAAAAAACTGTTCACATCGATTTTGTAAAGATTGCATCGTCACAGCCCTTAGACGTGGCAAAAAGGAATGTCCTATCTGCAGGAGAAAAGTAATTTCCAAACGTTCCCTAGATCCAGACCCCCAATTTGATGCACTTATCAGcaaaatatatcctgattataatAAGAAGgaagtttctgaagagaatgcATTagtaaggaggaaatacaaaactcagcaagcacttcatcTCAGCAgtgaaaagggagaggagagagatgagcAGCGAGAAGATGAACAGATTGAAACTAATATTGGATGGGAAAGTAACTGTAGCACTTCTCCCTGCTGCAGTAATATATCCATTGATGAAGCAGGTCCCAGTAAAAAACGTGTCAAAACAACTTTGGGGTTGAATCATGATACTAAAGGTACAATAGTGACCATCAATGCAGCACACAATGGTGCAAATTAA
- the LOC127674574 gene encoding cyclin-D-binding Myb-like transcription factor 1, which translates to MSVFEEVSDSVTVQIVSSVLFTEDSDRNLMLCLQNEAKEMENPTESPNKRPCLSSEADSTPCMSALEFPLPEMEQNFSLVTTTATEVADEEFTEENTTKQKLQITKLLKDDQPDEVFPLNNEEESVVSKAWFTGKEVKEALTNQGHKWKQGMWSKEETDILMSNIERYMEEHGVENPAEIIFKMSKGKRKDFYRSISLGLNRPLFSVYRRVVRMYDDRNHVGKYSPEEIETLKELWQKYGNDWITIGAAMGRSPSSVKDRCRLMKETCNTGKWTEEEEQILGDVVHELTCTEVDEKVTQGVCWATVAQRVGTRSAKQCRAKWLNYLNWKQTGGIEWTRKDEVNLIHRLAELDVFDESDIRWDDLAKGWESVRSPQWLRSKWWAIKRQITNHKDFAFPVLVKCLQQVYESQNASLRFWENKSESEVSDSNPDISSQQVPFGVTGVEDNNTSHCPGPMTGLQISLQLVPRSSTELPAAVVDSETITLPTGPQ; encoded by the coding sequence ATGAGTGTATTTGAAGAGGTTTCTGACTCAGTAACAGTTCAAATTGTGAGCTCTGTCTTATTTACTGAGGACTCAGACAGGAATCTCATGCTTTGCCTTCAGAATGAAgctaaagaaatggaaaatccTACTGAATCTCCGAATAAGAGGCCTTGTTTGTCCTCTGAAGCTGATTCTACTCCATGTATGTCAGCTCTTGAATTCCCACTACCAGAAATGGAGCAAAATTTTAGTTTGGTCACAACCACAGCCACAGAGGTGGCTGATGAAGAGTTTACTGAGGAAAATACGAcgaaacaaaaattacaaatcaCAAAGCTTTTAAAAGATGACCAACCAGATGAAGTTTTCCCCTTGAATAATGAGGAAGAGTCAGTAGTTAGCAAAGCATGGTTCACAGGTAAGGAAGTTAAGGAGGCTCTAACCAATCAAGGACATAAATGGAAGCAGGGGATGTGGTCTAAGGAAGAAACAGATATTCTGATGAGCAATATCGAAAGGTATATGGAAGAACATGGTGTAGAGAATCCTGCAGAAATCATTTTTAAGATgtcaaaaggtaaaagaaaagatTTCTACAGGTCTATATCATTGGGTCTGAATCGACCTTTGTTTTCAGTTTATAGAAGAGTGGTCCGAATGTATGATGACAGAAACCATGTTGGTAAGTacagccctgaggaaatagagaCGCTCAAGGAGCTCTGGCAGAAATATGGCAATGACTGGATAACAATAGGGGCCGCCATGGGAAGAAGCCCGTCTTCGGTCAAAGACAGGTGCCGACTGATGAAGGAAACTTGCAACACGGGGAAATGGACCGAAGAAGAAGAACAGATTCTTGGAGATGTGGTTCATGAATTGACATGCACCGAGGTGGATGAGAAAGTCACTCAGGGTGTGTGTTGGGCAACAGTGGCTCAACGAGTGGGTACTCGCTCAGCAAAGCAATGTCGTGCAAAATGGCTCAACTATCTGAACTGGAAACAGACTGGAGGTATTGAGTGGACAAGGAAAGATGAAGTCAATCTCATCCACAGGCTAGCAGAGCTTGATGTATTTGATGAAAGTGATATTCGCTGGGATGATTTAGCTAAAGGATGGGAAAGTGTTCGTTCACCACAATGGCTTCGAAGTAAATGGTGGGCCATCAAAAGGCAAATCACAAATCACAAGGATTTTGCATTCCCAGTACTAGTAAAGTGTCTTCAACAAGTATATGAGAGCCAGAATGCCAGCCTCAGGTTTTGGGAGAATAAATCAGAATCTGAAGTATCAGACAGCAACCCTGATATCAGTTCTCAACAAGTCCCGTTTGGAGTCACAGGTGTAGAAGATAATAACACATCCCATTGTCCAGGACCCATGACAGGGTTGCAAATTTCACTCCAGCTTGTCCCCAGGTCCTCAACAGAATTACCTGCTGCTGTTGTTGACTCTGAAACCATAACTCTGCCCACTGGACCACAGTAG